The DNA segment ACGCTCAGCGCCATCGATTACGAGGATCTGAAGCGCCGCGCCAAAGATGCGGAACTGGAGCTCTACAATCTCGGCATCACCTTCCTGGTCTATTCCCAGGCCCAGGCGGTGGACCGCATCCTGCCCTTCGATGTCATCCCCCGCGTCATCTCGGCCGCGGAATGGGCCCATCTCGAGGCCGGCGTGCAGCAACGCGTCGCCACCCTGAACCTGTTCCTGCACGACATCTACCACGACAAGAAGATCATCAAGGACGGCGTCATCCCGGCCGACCTTGTCTTCGGCAACGCCAATTACCGCCCGCAGATGGAGGGGTTGGACGTTCCCTTCGGCACCTACATCCACATCATGGGCGTGGATCTGGTGCGCGACCATGAAGGCACCTTCCGGGTGCTGGAGGATAATGGCCGCGTGCCGTCGGGCGTGTCCTATGTGGTGGAGAACCGCCACATGATGATGCGCGCCTTCCCGGACCTGATGTCCGACATCGGCATCCGCCCGATTGAGAATTACGGCATGAAGCTGCTGGAGGCGATGAGCGAGATCGCTCCGGCCCAGTACCAGGACCCGCAGGTCGTCCTGCTCTCCCCAGGCCCCTACAACTCCGCCTATTTCGAGCACATCTTCCTGGCGCGCGAGATGGGCGTGCCGCTGGTGGAGGGGCGCGATCTGGTCGTCCTGGACGACCGGGTGTGGATGAAGACCACCGGCGGCCTCGCCCCGGTCCATTCGATCTATCGCCGCATCGGCGACGACTTCCTGGACCCGCTGGCCTTCAATCCGGACAGCGCGCTGGGCGTGCCCGGCATCTTCGAGGCCTACCGGAAGGGCAATGTGGCCCTGGCCAACGCCATTGGCACCGGCGTCGCGGACGACAAGGCGGTCTATGCCTATGTGCCGCGCATGATCAAATACTATCTCGATCAGGACCCGATCATCCCGAACGTCGAGACCCATATCTGCCGGGAGCCCGACGCGCTCCAGTTCACGCTCGACAATCTGGACAAGCTGGTGGTGAAGCCGGTGGGCGAGGCTGGCGGCTATGGCATCACCATCGGGCCGCGCGCCAGTGCTGCGGAGCTGGATGCCTGCCGCCGGCAGCTTCTGGCCGATCCCGCCAACTACATCAGCCAGCCCATGGTCCCGCTCTCCGTCTGCCCCACCCTGGTGGATGAGGGGATCGAGCCGCGCCATGTGGACCTTCGCCCATTCGCCATCACCGGCAAGGACACCTGGGTGCTGCCCGGCGGGCTGTCGCGGGTTGCGTTGCGCAAGGGCACGCTGATCGTGAATTCCAGCCAGGGCGGCGGGTCCAAGGACACCTGGGTGCTTGAGAGCGACACGCCGGTGCAGTCGCAATCCCAGGGACAGCAGAGCCAGAGCATGCCCGGCATATCGCAGTCCCAAGCCCAAAGCCAGGAGGGCTGACCCATGGCCGTTCTCCTCGCCCGCTATGCCGAATGCATCTTCTGGCTCGCCCGCTATATGGAGCGGGCGGAGAATCTGGCGCGCATCCTGGATGTGCACGAGACCTTCTCCCGCGACAGCCACGGCTCCAAGAACTGGCTGCCCATCGTCGAGCTGAACGCCGACCGGGAGCGCTTCTTCCAGTGCTACACCAACGCCTCGGCCGAAAATGTGGTGAAGTTCTATGTGCTGGATGCGGAGAACCCGACCAGCATCATCGCCGCCATCCGCGCCGCGCGGGAGAATGCCCGTCAGCTCCGTCCGCTGATCAGTACGGAGATGTGGACCCAGATCAACGTCTTCTACGGCCGCCTGCAGACTTTGACCGTGACGGATATCGCCCGGCACAACCTGCCCAAGCTGTGCAACGGCATCAAGGAGGCCTGTCAGGCCCATATGGGCATCACGGAAGGCACCTTCTTCCGGGATCAGGGCTGGCACTTCTACGTGATGGGCAAGTATCTGGAGCGGGCGGACCAGACCACCCGCCTGCTCGACATCAAGTACCACACGCTTCTGCCCAGCACGGCGGATATCGGCTCGCCCTTCGATATCAGCCAGTGGAACTCGCTGCTACGCTCCGCCGCCGGTTATCATGCGTTCCGTCGGGTCTATCCGCGCGGCATGACCGCATCCGGCGTTGCCGGTTTCCTGCTTTTCAACGACGCGTTCCCCCGTTCAGTTGCCGTCTGCATTCGGGAGGTGGAGCAGGTTCTGGGCCGGCTCACCTCCAAGTACAGGCTGCGCCGCGGCAATCTCGCCTTGGAGCGCCTTGACGAGATCCAGGCCGCCTTGCAGACCCACGCGATCGACGATGTGATCGACAGGGGCCTGCACGAATATCTGGACTGGCTGCAACTCCGCCTCGGCTCCGTGTCGGAGGAGATCAGCCGCGCCTTCTTCGGGATGGAGCAGCCGGTGCCAGCCCTGACGGAGGGCCCCGGCGTGGCGGAGTAGCGGCGGACGGCGGTGAAAGCTGGCGGATCGTTAAGCTTTGACGGATGATGATGGGGCCGACGCGATCGAGAGGTCCGACTGCACGATGAGCATCATTCCGCCCTATTTCCGTCCGTTGCAGCAGTTCTACCGGTCGGGGCCGATGCCCTGCCCCTACATCCCGGGCCGGATTGAGCGCAAGCTGTTCACCCGCCTGTCCGGCGCCCATGCGCCCGAAGTGAATTCCAGCTTGTCGCGGGCCGGCTTCCGCCGGAGCCACGACATCGTCTATCGGCCGGTGTGCCCGGGATGCAATTCCTGCGTCCCGGTGCGCATTCCGGTGGAGCAGTTCACCGGCAACCGCACCCAGCGCCGGCTGCGCCGCCGCAACGCCGACCTGACCCTGACTCCGGTTCCCGCTGGCGCCACCATCGAGCAGTATCAGGTCTTCACCGCCTATCAGGTCGCCCGCCATGTGGAGAGCGAGATGCGGCGGATGAGCCTGGCTGATTTCGCCGCCATGGTGGATGAGGGCCGGGTGGACAGTTGGCTGTTCGAGGCACGCTCGCCGGACGGAAAGCTCCGCGGCGGGCTGTTGGCCGACCGGCTGGATGACGGCTTCTCCGCCGTCTACAGCTTCTACGACCCGTCCGAACCGCAACGGAGCCTCGGCTCGTGGCTGATCCTGGCGATGGTGGAGGAGTGCCGGCGTCTGGGCCTGCCCTACCTCTATCTGGGCTACTGGATACGCGAGAGCCGTAAGATGGCATACAAAGCCAAGTTCCAGCCCATCGAGATGCTAGGCCGGGAGGGCTGGGTGCCGCTGCCGCCGGCCGAGGCCGAGCCGGCGAAGATGATGCCAATTCCGCCCGATCTGGACGATGATGGCGGCTACGACGGGGATGGGCTTTACTAGGATCGGACCGGCCCTTCCCGGAAGCGCCAATCAAGAAGAAATCGGACGAGGACTCCCATCATGAAGCGCCGCGCCTTCCTGACCGCCGCAGGTGCGGCCACCGCATCGGCTACGGTGCCTGTCGCGGCGGCACGCGCCCAGGCTCCGGCCATCCTGTCCGGCCGGCAGGAATGGCGAATGGTCACGAGCTGGCCGAAGGGTCTTCCCGGCGTCGGCACCGGTGCCGAGCGACTGGCCCGGCGCATCGCCGAGCTTACCG comes from the Indioceanicola profundi genome and includes:
- a CDS encoding alpha-E domain-containing protein, with amino-acid sequence MAVLLARYAECIFWLARYMERAENLARILDVHETFSRDSHGSKNWLPIVELNADRERFFQCYTNASAENVVKFYVLDAENPTSIIAAIRAARENARQLRPLISTEMWTQINVFYGRLQTLTVTDIARHNLPKLCNGIKEACQAHMGITEGTFFRDQGWHFYVMGKYLERADQTTRLLDIKYHTLLPSTADIGSPFDISQWNSLLRSAAGYHAFRRVYPRGMTASGVAGFLLFNDAFPRSVAVCIREVEQVLGRLTSKYRLRRGNLALERLDEIQAALQTHAIDDVIDRGLHEYLDWLQLRLGSVSEEISRAFFGMEQPVPALTEGPGVAE
- a CDS encoding circularly permuted type 2 ATP-grasp protein: MAGASGAFVNGTGNGVGRLLEAYDAQGFYDELFGRPDRPARHTEPIRNTLSAIDYEDLKRRAKDAELELYNLGITFLVYSQAQAVDRILPFDVIPRVISAAEWAHLEAGVQQRVATLNLFLHDIYHDKKIIKDGVIPADLVFGNANYRPQMEGLDVPFGTYIHIMGVDLVRDHEGTFRVLEDNGRVPSGVSYVVENRHMMMRAFPDLMSDIGIRPIENYGMKLLEAMSEIAPAQYQDPQVVLLSPGPYNSAYFEHIFLAREMGVPLVEGRDLVVLDDRVWMKTTGGLAPVHSIYRRIGDDFLDPLAFNPDSALGVPGIFEAYRKGNVALANAIGTGVADDKAVYAYVPRMIKYYLDQDPIIPNVETHICREPDALQFTLDNLDKLVVKPVGEAGGYGITIGPRASAAELDACRRQLLADPANYISQPMVPLSVCPTLVDEGIEPRHVDLRPFAITGKDTWVLPGGLSRVALRKGTLIVNSSQGGGSKDTWVLESDTPVQSQSQGQQSQSMPGISQSQAQSQEG
- a CDS encoding arginyltransferase; its protein translation is MTDDDGADAIERSDCTMSIIPPYFRPLQQFYRSGPMPCPYIPGRIERKLFTRLSGAHAPEVNSSLSRAGFRRSHDIVYRPVCPGCNSCVPVRIPVEQFTGNRTQRRLRRRNADLTLTPVPAGATIEQYQVFTAYQVARHVESEMRRMSLADFAAMVDEGRVDSWLFEARSPDGKLRGGLLADRLDDGFSAVYSFYDPSEPQRSLGSWLILAMVEECRRLGLPYLYLGYWIRESRKMAYKAKFQPIEMLGREGWVPLPPAEAEPAKMMPIPPDLDDDGGYDGDGLY